From the genome of Pelmatolapia mariae isolate MD_Pm_ZW linkage group LG12, Pm_UMD_F_2, whole genome shotgun sequence, one region includes:
- the lifra gene encoding LIF receptor subunit alpha a codes for MARLSLTPTSKLISSGFVWLLWIVLGFLTSHTHADTGLTVPQRVMLSPNWDTQELSISWLGGGATTFDLIILRTEFNQTVFYETVSPTVNKVSGLHQWTWTSVNPLECTSLSVKIRSKDGQYTSEWSQTETLQGNDHPNSEQSVKAFPQDKVLPVGANITFCCIMDEGMVFDKIKYDGNATNVTRLSRRTYSTTVSNLVASRQSGSNMLCLPEDKGKLYGAVVFVGYPPLPIDFKCETYDLSSAVCQWGKGRDTHLHGSQRGTRYFVNNRDCSEVNQDVGQKEATCTLDTWEGNWTLVAKNLLGQYSLTDTAELSQRVCPVAPDRLSVVADAWNASLSWHWKYDSYSSLALVCQVEITATEDGKLIKRVFSGVGLRSVFLSDLYPDERYSVKVRCGAQQNFWKWGKWSELSSFKTNIYVPDTPDAWIWLNTDNTGKVVWKPLTRRQSHGKLTQYEVFLWSPEENRALAPAVTLPPNTWSMPVNLTEIAFFSNNGNIVANVTARNDAGSSPPARVHLTSVEPLAASRIVNTDQGFPLFWENNANATCGYVVEWLDAFCPQDCPVEWIKLPAGTTNVSIQSDMFQPGVRYNLSLYSCSSDTRELLKRWQGYAQELVPSVALTLSASQQNADILLTWKEIPLVNRRGFLLGYNIYNSTGYQFKLLENVSDPETMSYTAKDFAKGFTKGTFKFTVKAYTAAGENTGTTATVTIEPYADWLILEILTSLGLVTLLLAIVTFTCYKKRKWVKKAFYPDIPEPKLPSDWPRTRGPLDVKPSPHSMVCVVETPEYDCIKEMLVAIPEEDEDDEGQGIGDESVDTDEPTSLRYYNQVVDERPIRPRFPDSSASSISSMSSAHTDVTYTGIQTSGSSLVLQLDPQGSSECHQPQLDQSVSYGGGGYRPQMQPRAPSDDMGLPSPESFLEPQAACSGGYKPQGSWHFDSPVDAAEMGSLAPSLGSPTSVASTQFLLPDGEENTGEKRQLSSSAASWLTNLLSSTKP; via the exons ATGGCTCGCTTAAGTCTCACTCCCACCTCAAAGCTTATTAGCAGTGGCTTTGTCTGGCTCCTGTGGATTGTCCTGGGGTTTTTGACTTCACACACTCATGCAGATACTG gccTTACAGTACCTCAGCGGGTGATGCTGTCTCCTAACTGGGACACACAGGAACTCTCCATATCCTGGTTGGGAGGAGGCgcgacgacctttgacctcatcATTCTAAGAACTGAATTCAATCAAACTGTCTTCTAT GAGACAGTCTCTCCGACAGTGAATAAGGTGAGTGGTCTGCACCAGTGGACGTGGACTTCAGTTAACCCTCTAGAGTGTACCTCCCTGTCAGTCAAAATCCGCTCAAAAGATGGGCAGTATACAAGTGAATGGAGTCAGACTGAGACACTTCAAG GAAATGATCACCCCAATAGTGAGCAGAGTGTTAAGGCATTTCCCCAGGACAAAGTTTTACCTGTGGGGGCCAACATCACCTTCTGTTGCATTATGGATGAAGGGATGGTCTTTGATAAGATAAAGTACGATGGGAACGCCACGAACGTGACACGACTGAGCAGGCGGACCTATTCCACTACAGTGTCTAATCTGGTGGCCTCTCGCCAGTCAGGAAGCAACATGCTTTGTTTGCCAGAAGACAAGGGAAAACTGTATGGAGCGGTTGTGTTTGTTGGAT ATCCACCACTGCCCATTGATTTTAAATGTGAGACTTACGACTTAAGTTCAGCTGTGTGCCAGTGGGGGAAAGGACGAGACACTCACTTGCATGGCAGTCAACGAGGAACTCGCTACTTTGTGAACAACAG ggaCTGCAGTGAGGTCAACCAAGATGTGGGACAGAAAGAAGCAACCTGTACTTTAGACACATGGGAGGGTAACTGGACACTGGTAGCTAAGAATCTTCTCGGTCAGTACAGCCTCACGGACACTGCTGAACTCAGTCAGAGAG TGTGTCCAGTGGCGCCAGATCGGCTGAGCGTCGTTGCCGATGCCTGGAATGCCTCTTTGTCGTGGCATTGGAAGTACGACAGTTATTCTTCCTTGGCACTTGTCTGCCAGGTTGAGATCACCGCAACAGAGGACGGAAAACTAATAAAG CGTGTTTTCTCTGGTGTGGGTCTGAGGTCTGTGTTTCTGTCGGACCTGTATCCTGATGAGCGCTACAGTGTTAAAGTCCGCTGCGGTGCCCAGCAGAATTTCTGGAAGTGGGGAAAATGGAGCGAACTGTCTTCCTTCAAAACCAACATCTAtg ttccCGATACCCCAGATGCTTGGATATGGTTGAACACAGATAACACTGGGAAGGTTGTTTGGAAG CCTCTAACACGAAGACAGAGCCACGGAAAACTGACACAATATGAAGTTTTCCTTTGGAGCCCTGAAGAAAATCGAGCACTTGCGCCGGCTGTAACCTTGCCACCGAATACttggtctatgccagtcaacctcACAGAAATCGCTTTCTTCAGCAATAACGGCAACATCGTAGCAAATGTCACTGCAAGGAATGATGCGGGATCTTCTCCACCTGCAAGAGTACATTTGACAA GTGTGGAACCCCTTGCTGCGTCCAGGATAGTTAATACAGACCAAGGTTTTCCCCTGTTCTGGGAAAACAATGCCAATGCCACCTGTGGATATGTGGTAGAATGGCTTGATGCCTTCTGCCCACAAGACTGCCCTGTAGAGTGGATTAAGTTGCCTGCTGGAACCACTAATGTTTCCATTCAGTCAG ATATGTTCCAGCCAGGTGTGAGATACAACTTGTCCTTGTACAGCTGCTCCTCAGATACCAGGGAACTGTTGAAGCGCTGGCAGGGATACGCGCAGGAGCTGG TCCCTTCTGTTGCTTTGACTCTGTCAGCCAGTCAGCAGAACGCTGATATTCTTCTCACCTGGAAAGAGATTCCACTGGTGAACAGAAGAGGCTTCCTCCTGGGCTACAATATTTACAACAGCACTGGTTACCAGTTCAAACTACTAG AGAATGTGTCTGATCCAGAAACGATGAGCTACACAGCAAAGGATTTCGCAAAGGGTTTCACTAAGGGGACCTTCAAATTTACTGTCAAGGCCTACACTGCAGCAGGGGAGAACACAGGCACCACTGCCACTGTAACAATAGAGCCCTACG CTGATTGGCTCATCTTGGAGATCTTGACTTCTTTGGGGCTTGTAACTTTATTACTGGCCATCGTCACTTTCACTTGCTACAAGAAAAGGAAGTG GGTAAAGAAGGCATTCTATCCAGATATTCCAGAGCCCAAGCTTCCCAGTGATTGGCCCAGGACACGG GGTCCGTTGGACGTGAAGCCATCTCCCCACAGCATGGTGTGTGTTGTAGAAACACCTGAGTATGATTGTATTAAAGAAATGCTTGTCGCCATTCCtgaggaagatgaggatgatgaaggGCAGGGAATAGGAGATGAATCAGTTGACACAGATGAACCAACGTCATTACGCTACTATAACCAAGTGGTAGATGAGCGTCCCATAAGGCCACGTTTCCCAGACTCGTCTGCTTCTTCTATATCGTCTATGAGTTCAGCTCACACCGATGTGACATACACAGGGATCCAGACCTCAGGGTCTTCTTTGGTCCTCCAGCTGGATCCACAGGGCTCTTCCGAGTGCCACCAACCCCAGCTTGATCAGTCGGTCAGCTATGGAGGAGGAGGCTATCGACCTCAGATGCAACCTAGAGCCCCAAGTGATGACATGGGCCTGCCTTCACCCGAGTCTTTCCTAGAGCCACAGGCTGCCTGTTCTGGGGGCTACAAGCCCCAGGGCTCCTGGCATTTTGACTCCCCCGTGGATGCTGCAGAAATGGGCAGCCTGGCACCTTCACTGGGATCCCCTACCTCTGTTGCTTCCACTCAATTCCTTCTCCCAGATGGAGAGGAGAATACAGGGGAGAAACGACAGCTGTCGTCTTCAGCAGCATCCTGGCTCACAAACCTGCTGTCATCAACAAAACCATGA